Proteins co-encoded in one Rhopalosiphum maidis isolate BTI-1 chromosome 2, ASM367621v3, whole genome shotgun sequence genomic window:
- the LOC113551129 gene encoding probable G-protein coupled receptor No18, translated as MINKTSAAAAIEVATAAADSCGTAGNNGTMTGPAAMVTVIAVIAVTTALIVVTVFGNILVIMSVVQYPPLRSVPNIFIVSLAVADLTVAIGVLPLNVVYNVTGVWLFGGVVCKLWLTCDVLCCTASILNLCAIALDRYRAITQPIAYAQKRTVSRVMWTVALVWIASAVISSPPLIGWNDWPDVFDESTPCTLTTHPGYVVYSSMGSFYIPLVVMSITYLRIYVATRRRLRRRAKQVAVSQDSRPQRSAVSAALPATAGSSCKRKDADADGGGGHAKMTVDAATADSASSSDEVDAATNGTGASSDKQRAGRGASVAVRAAPSMGKHVNQLLEHKQRISLSKERKAAKTLGVIMGVFVVSWLPFFVIYLFFPFCKSCCPPSKVLVNVVTWLGYLNSTVNPIIYTRCNMDFRRSFKKILHMDGQHQHQHLPQQNHHR; from the coding sequence ATGATCAACAAAACGTCGGCGGCTGCGGCGATCGAGGTGGCCACTGCGGCCGCAGACAGCTGCGGTACGGCCGGCAACAACGGGACCATGACCGGTCCGGCCGCCATGGTGACGGTGATCGCGGTGATCGCGGTGACCACGGCGCTGATCGTGGTCACCGTGTTCGGCAACATACTGGTCATCATGAGCGTGGTGCAGTACCCGCCGCTCCGGTCCGTGCCAAACATATTCATCGTGTCGCTGGCCGTGGCCGACCTGACCGTGGCCATCGGCGTGCTGCCGCTGAACGTCGTGTACAACGTGACGGGCGTTTGGCTGTTCGGCGGCGTCGTGTGCAAGCTGTGGCTGACGTGCGACGTGCTGTGCTGCACCGCGTCCATACTGAATCTGTGCGCCATCGCGCTGGACAGGTACCGGGCCATCACGCAGCCGATAGCGTACGCGCAGAAGCGAACCGTTTCTCGGGTCATGTGGACGGTGGCGCTGGTGTGGATCGCCAGCGCGGTCATCAGCTCGCCGCCGCTCATCGGCTGGAACGACTGGCCGGACGTGTTCGACGAGAGCACGCCGTGCACGCTCACCACGCACCCCGGTTACGTGGTGTACTCGTCCATGGGATCGTTTTACATACCGCTGGTGGTGATGAGCATCACGTACCTCAGAATATACGTGGCCACCAGGCGGCGGCTGAGGCGCCGGGCCAAGCAGGTAGCCGTGTCGCAGGACAGCCGGCCACAGCGGTCGGCGGTGTCCGCGGCGCTGCCGGCGACGGCCGGTTCGTCGTGCAAACGGAAGGACGCGGACGCCGACGGTGGCGGTGGCCACGCCAAGATGACGGTGGACGCGGCAACCGCCGACTCGGCCAGCAGCAGCGACGAGGTGGACGCGGCCACCAACGGCACGGGCGCCAGCAGCGACAAGCAGCGGGCGGGGCGAGGCGCGTCGGTGGCGGTGCGGGCGGCGCCGTCGATGGGCAAGCACGTCAACCAACTGCTGGAGCACAAGCAGCGCATATCGCTGTCCAAGGAACGCAAGGCGGCCAAGACGCTCGGCGTCATCATGGGGGTGTTCGTCGTCAGCTGGCTGCCGTTCTTCGTCATCTACCTGTTCTTTCCGTTCTGCAAATCGTGCTGTCCACCGTCCAAGGTGCTCGTCAACGTGGTCACGTGGCTCGGTTACCTGAACTCGACCGTCAACCCGATCATATACACGCGGTGCAACATGGACTTCCGGCGATCGTTCAAGAAGATATTGCACATGGACGGCCAACACCAACACCAACACCTACCACAACAGAACCACCACCGCTGA